The Chanos chanos chromosome 6, fChaCha1.1, whole genome shotgun sequence genome includes a region encoding these proteins:
- the LOC115815063 gene encoding P2Y purinoceptor 14-like: MGSSNTTTIPSLEDCGISERVKDTVIPIFYLLLFPFALLLNVSVAWISIHLSSKSTFMIYLKNLVAADLLMTLTFPIKAVTEMRGASLELKMFACQFSQVFFYLGLNISIILMGLISLDRFFKILRPGKTVWGQSLVFGRILSALTWILILCSNTLPTIILTNEDPANKTGELCIRMKSDSGLQLHEGLTIFSKVLFWVVCAVVVFCYFCITKRVLESYKNSKSNNERGKRELKFRVFLILLVFLVCYVPYYLVRIPYTKLQVERDETCLEVMLELAKSFTLLLACTNVCVDPLIYFFLCRPFRQKFYDITGLQWSSDSETKQTEDDN; the protein is encoded by the coding sequence ATGGGCTCTTCAAACACAACAACCATTCCCTCTTTGGAAGACTGTGgcatcagtgagagagtcaAAGACACGGTTATTCCAATTTTTTATCTCCTGCTCTTTCCTTTTGCCCTTCTGCTCAATGTTTCAGTGGCCTGGATTTCAATCCATCTGAGCTCTAAATCCACCTTCATGATTTACCTGAAAAACCTGGTCGCTGCTGACCTCCTAATGACTCTAACGTTCCCCATAAAGGCCGTTACTGAAATGCGGGGTGCTTCGCTGGAACTCAAGATGTTTGCCTGTCAGTTTTCCCAGGTGTTTTTCTACTTAGGCCTGAACATTAGCATCATCCTAATGGGACTTATTAGTTTGGACCGATTCTTCAAAATTTTGAGACCTGGAAAGACAGTATGGGGTCAAAGTTTGGTTTTTGGCAGAATACTGTCAGCTTTGACCTGGATCCTGATTCTGTGCAGCAATACCTTACCAACAATTATCCTGACCAACGAAGACCCAGCCAATAAAACCGGAGAACTGTGCATCCGCATGAAGAGCGATTCTGGACTGCAATTACACGAGGGACTCACTATATTCAGCAAAGTTCTCTTCTGGGTAGTGTGTGCCGTGGTTGTATTCTGTTACTTTTGTATTACAAAAAGGGTTCTGGAGTCCTACAAAAACTCAAAGAGCAACAATGAGAGGGGGAAACGTGAGCTCAAGTTCCGGGTATTTTTGATCCTTTTGGTATTCCTGGTGTGTTATGTGCCTTATTACCTCGTGCGAATCCCCTACACAAAGCTACAGGTCGAGAGAGATGAAACGTGCTTAGAGGTAATGCTAGAACTTGCTAAAAGTTTCACCCTACTCCTTGCTTGTACTAACGTCTGTGTAGACCCACTGAtctattttttcctttgtcgGCCGTTCAGACAGAAGTTCTATGACATTACTGGGCTTCAGTGGTCCTCAgattcagaaacaaaacaaactgaggaTGATAATTGA
- the LOC115815064 gene encoding P2Y purinoceptor 12-like, which produces MFRFHKGQVKSNPMEFPAAYTDAPFNLSNLTSKNGSWDGCSRDNVLKTIVFPVLYSILFLLGLLLNALAVRVFFSIPSNSHFIIYLKNIVVADVIMTFTFPFKILSDSNVASVTVRVFVCRVSSVLFYLTMYISILFFGLISIDRCRKTLRPFVGTNTSRLARRKVLSGLIWASLFVLCLPNMVLTSRPPTSVQFKCSDLKTQMGLYWHEVVNYVCQVIFWTNLVTVVICYTLITKELYSSYARTRARRMVVGGQVRANVFLVLGVFFVCFVPFHFARVPYTMSQTQHHKFDCKQKLIFFQLKESTLWLSSLNSLLDPLIYFFLCKSFRNSLFSILRLSPGRCRAMRELLTDSTAGGTPLENSTAHSRG; this is translated from the exons atgTTCCGTTTCCACAAG gGACAGGTCAAAAGCAACCCTATGGAGTTCCCAGCAGCGTACACCGATGCTCCTTTCAATCTGAGTAACCTGACAAGTAAAAATGGCTCTTGGGATGGCTGTTCACGTGACAATGTTTTGAAGACAATAGTGTTTCCAGtgctctattctattctttttctgttgGGTCTTTTACTCAATGCCTTGGCAGTTAGAGTGTTCTTCAGCATCCCCAGTAACTCCCATTTTATCATCTACCTAAAGAACATCGTGGTTGCTGATGTGATTATGACCTTCACTTTCCCCTTTAAGATTCTCTCTGACTCCAACGTGGCGTCCGTCACGGTCAGGGTTTTTGTTTGCCGagtctcctctgtcctcttctaTCTCACAATGTATATCAGCATCCTCTTCTTTGGCCTAATCAGCATTGACCGCTGCCGCAAGACTCTCAGGCCCTTTGTGGGCACCAATACGTCCCGTCTGGCTCGAAGGAAGGTCCTGTCTGGCCTCATCTGGGCGTCTCTGTTCGTGCTCTGTTTGCCCAACATGGTCCTTACCAGCCGGCCTCCGACCTCTGTTCAATTCAAATGCAGTGACCTGAAGACACAAATGGGACTGTACTGGCATGAGGTGGTCAATTACGTGTGTCAAGTGATCTTTTGGACCAACCTGGTAACCGTTGTGATTTGCTATACCCTCATCACCAAAGAGCTGTACAGCTCTTACGCCCGTACACGAGCCCGCCGTATGGTTGTGGGAGGACAG GTGCGGGCCAACGTCTTTCTGGTTCTTGGcgtgttctttgtgtgttttgtgcccTTCCACTTCGCTCGTGTGCCCTACACCATGAGTCAAACGCAGCACCACAAGTTTGATTGCAAGCAGAAACTCATCTTTTTCCAGCTGAAGGAAAGCACTCTGTGGTTGTCCTCCCTCAACTCCCTGTTAGACCCACTCATCTATTTCTTCCTCTGTAAGTCTTTCAGAAACTCTCTTTTCAGTATTCTCCGTCTGTCACCAGGCAGATGCAGGGCTATGAGGGAACTGCTAACTGACAGCACTGCAGGTGGTACCCCTCTGGAAAATTCCACAGCCCATTCAAGGGGATGA